GAGTAATCGATGGGAAGTAAAGTTATCAAAAAGATTTCGATTCCGATTGGAGGATTAATGCTAGGGCTTGCTGCTTTAGGAAACTTGGTTCAGTCTTATGGAGAGCTATATCGCAACATTTTTGGAATCATTGCTGCGATTATATTCGTTTTAATTGCAGTAAAAACCATTACGGACTTTAACAGCATAAAGGAAAGCTTAAATAATCCAGTGGTAGCCAGCGTAGCACCAACCATATCCATGGGGATCATGATTCTATCCACCTATGTGAAACCTTATTTTCCAGCGGTAGCTTACGGCGTATGGATTGCAGGTCTTGCACTTCACGGACTTTTAATTATTTATTTTACTGGAAAGTATATCTTAAATTTTAATATTCAAAAAGTGTTTCCAAGCTATTTCATCGTTTACGTAGGGATTGTGGTGGGGAGCGTAACGGGACCTGCTTTTAATCAAATTCAATTGGGAAGAGGCTTGTTTTGGTTTGGGCTTGTATCCTATTTGGTGCTATTACCAATTGTTATCTACAGAGTGGTTCAAGTGAAAAATATTCCAGAACCAGCCATGCCGACCATTGCCATCTTTGCAGCGCCAGCGAGTCTTTGCTTAGCCGGTTATATGAATTCTTTTGAAAATAAAAATACAACGATGATCGCATTTTTAGCAGGGCTGTCTATATTAATGCTTGTGTATGCTCTTTTAAATATGCCAAAGCTACTAAAGCTTCCATTTTATCCTAGCTACTCTGCTTATACCTTCCCATTTGTCATCAGTGGGATTGCTTTAAAGCTGACCAATGGCTTCTTGGTGAAGTCTGGTAGTCCAATTGCTTGGCTAAAATATCTCGTAAAGTTTGAAGAAGCTGTAGCCCTTATTTTGGTCGTATATGTCCTAATTAAATATGTGATATTCCTTATGGACAGTCCGAAGGAAGTGGCAAAAGCATAACATAAAATTTGTTCGCTTCGGCTTACAAACCTTAGGGCGCACTGAATTTAAATTTTCAAGTGTCAAAAACAAAAAGCCGTATTCCCAACTTATTAGGAATACGGCTTTTCTATTGACTATTCATTGATATTCAAAATAGATTTAATTGCAGCTTCGATTTCTTCGTAGCTCGTACATCGACAGATATTGGATTGAAGCCATGCTTCTATGGTAGCATCGCTGGCGTTGGGATGCATGTGCGCAAGAGAGTGACAGACCATAAGAAAACCAGAGGTGCAATAGCCACATTGAAATCCAAAGTTTTCTACAAAGGCCTTTTGAATTGGTGCATTCTGCAAGCCTTCCACCGTAAGGATTTTTTTATCCACGGCTTCCACCGTAAGCATCAAGCAGGACTTTATGGGAAGGTGATCCACCAATACAGTACAGGCACCGCAATCCCCATTCTCGCAACCGGGTTTTGCACCCGTTAGACCCAGTTCTTGGCGCAGGGTATGGAGTAATGTATCCGATGGTTTCACAGATACTCTTCTGTCTTCTCCATTGATGTTCAGGGTGAATACGGTGGGACAGAGAACTTTCATCATGGATGGCTCACCTCGAATCTTTTTAGGACATCCTGCAGGATTTGTTGGACTACAAATTTCCTATATTCAGAGGAACCGCTCACATCCTCTAATATAGGTGCTGGTATGTTTTCTAGGACTCGCCTTATTTTTTCTTGGAAGGAATAGTCGCCATTGTTCAAAATTTCTTCTACTAAGATGGAGCGGAATGGAGAATCACAGAGCCCACTAAAAGCAATTTGGATATTCTTATTTTTTTGCAAGGCTGATGCTGTGATTAAAGGATAATCGATCTTTTCGTATTTCGTTCTTTTCACATGAAAATAAGGAAGCGATAGAAATTCTTTACCGACGATCACTTGAAGAATCATATCTCCTTCTGAAAGAAGAAGTTTTTCTTGAAAGACATCCTTTAAGGGAACTGTATGGATACCGGAATATCCTGCCAACACGACGTTACTTTCTGCTACCAGCAGCGGCAGAATGGCTTCTCGATAGATGATGGTACCAGCTAGATTTCCTCCCAGTGTAATCTTTCCTTGAATCGTGTGGTCCGCTATCCTTTCAATGGTTAAGCTGAGCAATGGGAAGAAATTTAACTCCGCAATCTGGGTCAGCGTCAGTGCAGCGCCCAGGTACAAACGATCGTCTCTTATTTCATGGACATTGCACTCTGGAATTCCTTTAATATCAATGATTGCATCGGAATATACATTGTGCATTCTAGCCATGCTAATAAATTCGGTACCGCCACCATAATACATCGGCTTTGCCCCCTGCTTCTTTACTTCCCTATATAATTCTATGGCCTCTTCTAAGGTTTCCGGTCTGTAATATTTAAAATCAAAGGGTATCATAGTGGCCTCCCGTCTTTATTTTCCAAATATCCTCTGGAGAAATTGGTATCTTGTTAAAATCTGCTTCTGCTGCCAAGGACAGAGCGTTGGCAAAGGCAGAAGGAATTCCTAAGATGCCATGCTCGCCTAAACCTTTTGCACCGAGAGGAGCATCCTGCTGCGGTGTTTCAACGAAATCCAC
Above is a genomic segment from Alkaliphilus oremlandii OhILAs containing:
- a CDS encoding TDT family transporter; amino-acid sequence: MGSKVIKKISIPIGGLMLGLAALGNLVQSYGELYRNIFGIIAAIIFVLIAVKTITDFNSIKESLNNPVVASVAPTISMGIMILSTYVKPYFPAVAYGVWIAGLALHGLLIIYFTGKYILNFNIQKVFPSYFIVYVGIVVGSVTGPAFNQIQLGRGLFWFGLVSYLVLLPIVIYRVVQVKNIPEPAMPTIAIFAAPASLCLAGYMNSFENKNTTMIAFLAGLSILMLVYALLNMPKLLKLPFYPSYSAYTFPFVISGIALKLTNGFLVKSGSPIAWLKYLVKFEEAVALILVVYVLIKYVIFLMDSPKEVAKA
- a CDS encoding (2Fe-2S)-binding protein, whose protein sequence is MMKVLCPTVFTLNINGEDRRVSVKPSDTLLHTLRQELGLTGAKPGCENGDCGACTVLVDHLPIKSCLMLTVEAVDKKILTVEGLQNAPIQKAFVENFGFQCGYCTSGFLMVCHSLAHMHPNASDATIEAWLQSNICRCTSYEEIEAAIKSILNINE
- a CDS encoding FAD binding domain-containing protein — encoded protein: MIPFDFKYYRPETLEEAIELYREVKKQGAKPMYYGGGTEFISMARMHNVYSDAIIDIKGIPECNVHEIRDDRLYLGAALTLTQIAELNFFPLLSLTIERIADHTIQGKITLGGNLAGTIIYREAILPLLVAESNVVLAGYSGIHTVPLKDVFQEKLLLSEGDMILQVIVGKEFLSLPYFHVKRTKYEKIDYPLITASALQKNKNIQIAFSGLCDSPFRSILVEEILNNGDYSFQEKIRRVLENIPAPILEDVSGSSEYRKFVVQQILQDVLKRFEVSHP